A genomic region of Gemmata massiliana contains the following coding sequences:
- the thpR gene encoding RNA 2',3'-cyclic phosphodiesterase gives MKRTRTFIGVDVGAAIRGSATALQRELAKIATGVKWVTPENMHVTLLFLGEVDDRELHAVCKAVKAVAASEPPFSLRVSGVGAFPTPRRPKVLWGGVTDGAEPLQRLYTDLEEEMLELGCYRTEERGYTPHLTLGRINSPEDGFALATEIPKRMAWQGGRFAVEEVVVYCSEMDRDGPVYTVLGRAPLTGKARS, from the coding sequence ATGAAACGAACGAGAACGTTTATTGGTGTCGACGTCGGCGCCGCGATTCGCGGGAGCGCGACCGCGCTCCAACGCGAACTGGCGAAAATCGCAACGGGTGTGAAGTGGGTGACGCCCGAGAACATGCACGTCACGCTGCTGTTCCTAGGCGAAGTGGACGACCGCGAACTGCACGCGGTGTGCAAAGCTGTTAAAGCGGTCGCGGCGAGTGAACCGCCGTTCTCCCTCCGGGTTTCCGGTGTGGGCGCGTTCCCGACCCCGCGGCGCCCGAAGGTGCTGTGGGGCGGCGTCACCGACGGCGCGGAACCGCTCCAACGGTTGTATACGGACCTCGAAGAAGAAATGCTGGAGCTCGGGTGCTACCGCACCGAGGAACGTGGGTACACGCCACACCTTACACTCGGCCGTATCAACAGCCCCGAAGATGGGTTCGCGCTCGCGACTGAAATTCCCAAGCGGATGGCGTGGCAGGGCGGGCGCTTCGCGGTTGAAGAAGTGGTGGTGTATTGCAGCGAAATGGACCGCGACGGCCCGGTGTACACGGTCCTGGGGCGCGCGCCTCTGACCGGCAAAGCGCGTTCGTGA
- a CDS encoding adenosine kinase, whose translation MKEFHLIGLGNSLVDILLELSDAEFGPLAFEKGTMRLTEREEQQQLLTAFHGREPRLVSGGSVANSVIACSQLGGKGAFIGCVGDDRYGLHYTEEFRELDIDFANAPLVGETTGTCVSIITPDAERTMRTCLAVSSHLAARHVPAEKIAASEWLFVEGYIFANPATGQLAIRESLKAAKASGTKIALTCSDAFIPQVFGEAFHEALKQSDLLFCNATEAMAVAGASTAEEAFAKLKSVVPNVVVTDGPNGAFLRYHDAEHHIPAFECKPADLTGAGDMFAGAFLYGITHGIAAEKAARAANFLAMKVITQIGARLHHGARDYWREACV comes from the coding sequence ATGAAAGAGTTCCACCTCATCGGCCTCGGTAACTCGCTGGTCGATATCCTCCTCGAACTGAGCGACGCGGAGTTCGGGCCGCTCGCGTTCGAGAAGGGGACGATGCGCCTCACCGAGCGCGAGGAGCAGCAGCAGTTGCTCACCGCGTTCCACGGGCGCGAACCGCGCCTCGTGAGCGGGGGGAGCGTGGCGAACTCCGTCATTGCGTGCTCGCAGCTCGGCGGTAAGGGGGCGTTCATCGGGTGCGTGGGCGACGACCGCTACGGCCTGCACTACACCGAAGAGTTCCGCGAACTGGACATCGACTTCGCGAACGCCCCGCTCGTGGGCGAAACGACCGGCACCTGCGTGAGCATCATCACGCCCGACGCCGAGCGCACGATGCGCACGTGCCTCGCGGTGTCGAGCCACCTCGCCGCGCGCCACGTGCCCGCCGAGAAGATCGCCGCGAGCGAGTGGCTGTTCGTGGAGGGGTACATCTTCGCGAACCCCGCGACCGGTCAGCTCGCGATCCGCGAATCACTCAAGGCGGCAAAAGCGAGCGGCACGAAGATCGCACTGACGTGCTCCGACGCCTTCATCCCGCAAGTGTTCGGCGAAGCGTTCCACGAAGCGCTCAAGCAGAGCGACCTGCTCTTCTGCAACGCAACGGAAGCAATGGCGGTCGCGGGGGCGAGCACGGCCGAGGAAGCGTTCGCGAAACTGAAGAGCGTCGTTCCGAACGTCGTCGTCACCGACGGCCCGAACGGCGCGTTCCTGCGCTATCACGACGCGGAGCACCACATCCCGGCGTTCGAGTGCAAACCGGCCGACCTGACCGGCGCGGGCGACATGTTCGCGGGGGCGTTCCTCTACGGTATCACGCACGGGATCGCCGCGGAAAAAGCGGCCCGGGCCGCGAACTTCCTGGCAATGAAGGTCATTACCCAAATCGGCGCGCGGCTCCACCACGGGGCGCGCGACTACTGGCGCGAGGCGTGCGTTTAG
- a CDS encoding glutamate--tRNA ligase, with protein MTVRTRFAPSPTGYLHIGGVRTALFNWLYARRHEGQFVLRIDDTDAARNRAEAVKPILDGFDWLGMDWDEGPTKDASGDSFGPHKPYFQGQRNDKYVAAAMKLMAEGKAYPDYTTQAEQDSRRDLATRLKKAYVHRGSNRDVAPEENLRLYKEKPAPVLLKVPAGETVVFEDHVRGRVEVSTDTIRDPALLRAPNEAGVCGALYAFATVVDEVDFGITHVIRAEEHLSNTPVQLLIYSALLYQAMGKKPPEFAHIPLVYYKGEKMSKRKLPPLSATEINALKACGWTEDEIKGRDDLNIATVAYYRELGYLPGALVNYLLRLGWSLNDTDEFIPLDVAVKNFSLDRVTKAPGNFDEKKLLWLQGEYMKLLSPAEKLERSLPYLRRAKLVSDPIPEATHALLLKIAEASAERIKLLSDFVFYSAPLLKDVPDYNPKAVADKLAKPGVADRLRGFADELRALEPFDAPTILAAFMGYATKVGVKPRDLDGPLRVAVTGETTGFGLPETLVLLGRDKVLARIENAIKMT; from the coding sequence ATGACAGTTCGCACACGCTTCGCGCCCAGCCCGACGGGGTACCTGCACATCGGGGGCGTCCGCACCGCTCTCTTCAACTGGCTCTACGCCCGGCGCCACGAGGGGCAGTTCGTCCTCCGCATCGACGACACCGACGCCGCCCGGAACCGCGCCGAGGCCGTGAAGCCCATTTTGGACGGCTTCGACTGGCTCGGTATGGACTGGGACGAGGGGCCGACGAAGGACGCCAGCGGCGACAGCTTCGGCCCGCACAAGCCGTACTTCCAGGGCCAGCGCAACGACAAGTACGTCGCCGCCGCCATGAAGCTGATGGCCGAGGGCAAGGCGTACCCGGACTACACCACGCAGGCCGAGCAGGACAGCCGGCGCGACCTCGCGACGCGGCTCAAGAAAGCCTACGTCCACCGCGGGAGCAACCGCGACGTTGCCCCCGAGGAGAACCTGCGCCTCTACAAAGAGAAGCCGGCGCCGGTTCTGCTGAAAGTCCCGGCCGGCGAGACGGTGGTGTTCGAGGACCACGTCCGCGGGCGCGTCGAGGTGAGCACCGACACGATCCGCGACCCGGCCCTGCTGCGTGCGCCGAACGAGGCGGGCGTGTGCGGCGCGCTGTACGCTTTTGCGACGGTCGTTGATGAGGTCGATTTCGGCATCACGCACGTGATTCGCGCGGAGGAGCACCTCTCCAACACGCCGGTCCAGTTGCTCATTTACAGCGCGCTTCTGTACCAGGCGATGGGCAAGAAGCCGCCGGAGTTCGCGCACATCCCGCTCGTCTATTACAAGGGCGAGAAGATGAGCAAGCGAAAGCTCCCCCCGCTGTCCGCGACCGAGATCAACGCGCTGAAAGCGTGCGGGTGGACCGAGGACGAGATTAAAGGCCGGGACGACCTTAACATCGCGACGGTCGCCTACTATCGCGAATTGGGCTATCTCCCGGGCGCCCTGGTCAACTACCTCCTCCGCCTCGGTTGGTCGCTCAATGATACGGACGAGTTCATCCCGCTCGACGTAGCCGTGAAGAACTTCAGTCTGGATCGCGTGACGAAAGCGCCGGGGAACTTCGACGAGAAGAAGCTCCTGTGGCTGCAAGGTGAGTACATGAAACTGCTCTCGCCGGCGGAGAAACTGGAGCGCTCGCTCCCGTACCTCCGGCGCGCGAAGCTCGTGAGCGATCCGATCCCGGAAGCGACCCACGCGCTTCTCCTGAAGATCGCGGAGGCTTCGGCGGAGCGCATCAAGTTGCTGTCCGACTTCGTGTTTTATTCGGCCCCCCTCCTGAAGGACGTGCCGGACTACAACCCGAAGGCGGTCGCCGACAAACTCGCGAAGCCCGGCGTCGCGGACCGGCTCCGCGGGTTCGCGGACGAACTCCGTGCCCTGGAGCCGTTCGACGCGCCGACGATCCTGGCGGCGTTCATGGGCTACGCGACCAAGGTCGGCGTGAAGCCCCGGGATCTCGACGGCCCGCTCCGGGTCGCGGTGACCGGTGAGACGACCGGCTTCGGCTTGCCGGAAACGCTCGTGCTTCTCGGCCGCGACAAGGTGCTCGCCCGGATTGAGAACGCCATCAAGATGACGTAA
- a CDS encoding MaoC/PaaZ C-terminal domain-containing protein — MSFSSFHLYFDDLELGQEWTSGGRTVTDADIVNFAGFSGDFNPIHIDHEFAKGTPFRRPIAHGFAVFCIASGLGIIAPPVRTIAMLRVGVWNFHLPVFIGDTIHNVSRVKEKTLRGRGRRGEILWQRSIINQDGKVVQDGEVITLVECRTPAREAATQESAPAPASTNRPV; from the coding sequence ATGAGTTTTTCCTCGTTCCACCTCTACTTCGACGACCTGGAACTGGGCCAGGAGTGGACGTCCGGTGGGCGCACGGTTACGGACGCGGACATCGTGAACTTTGCCGGGTTCAGCGGCGACTTCAACCCGATCCACATCGACCACGAGTTCGCCAAGGGCACCCCGTTCCGCCGGCCCATCGCGCACGGGTTCGCGGTCTTCTGCATCGCCAGCGGGCTGGGCATCATCGCGCCGCCGGTCCGCACGATCGCGATGCTCCGGGTCGGCGTGTGGAACTTCCACCTGCCGGTCTTCATCGGCGACACCATCCACAACGTGAGCCGCGTAAAGGAGAAAACGCTCCGCGGGCGCGGGCGCCGCGGGGAGATCCTCTGGCAGCGGTCCATCATCAACCAGGACGGTAAGGTGGTGCAGGACGGCGAAGTGATTACGCTCGTCGAGTGCCGCACCCCGGCCCGCGAAGCCGCCACCCAGGAGTCGGCCCCCGCTCCCGCGTCGACCAACCGGCCGGTGTAA
- a CDS encoding acyl-CoA thioesterase: MSEPTQPYIAVQVPMMPRDTNRHGTIFGGVLLSYIDLAGAITAQRELQLRGGNPKASFVTVAINRVEFKKPVLVGDVVRFETSVVRVGRTSMTVHIEVYAERGADTIHVTSAEGVFVGVDLSTPERKPVELFPKA; this comes from the coding sequence ATGTCCGAGCCGACGCAACCCTATATCGCCGTCCAAGTCCCGATGATGCCCCGCGACACGAACCGGCACGGGACCATCTTCGGCGGCGTGCTACTGTCGTACATCGACTTGGCCGGGGCGATCACCGCCCAGCGCGAACTGCAGCTCCGAGGTGGGAACCCGAAGGCGTCGTTCGTCACGGTCGCGATCAACCGCGTCGAGTTCAAGAAGCCGGTGCTCGTCGGGGACGTGGTGCGGTTCGAGACGTCGGTGGTTCGGGTCGGGCGCACGTCAATGACTGTTCACATCGAAGTTTACGCCGAGCGCGGCGCGGACACGATTCACGTGACCTCCGCGGAGGGCGTGTTCGTCGGCGTGGACCTGTCTACGCCCGAGCGCAAGCCGGTGGAATTGTTCCCGAAGGCGTAA
- a CDS encoding PAS domain S-box protein: MTAPPLAVSDARFHRFSRAVAVVVGSVGVIVLIGWAFNVFVLTSLSPDLGVMKANTASGFLASGVALFLSVSGTRLKWVERSAAVLAVVIGFLTLSQYLAALEFGIDQLIAPVGSGYPASPHPGRMAPATATSFILIGLALLILDAPAIRGVAPAHVLALLVASIALIVLAGYIYGVASLHEVWPFSAVSAPAACTLFLLALGVLAARPHRGIVGVIASGTAGGLVIRRQLPLAAVGLFTLGWVRLAGERAGYYDTTFGLALMVVSATALFTALVVWTGLTVHALDLRLRDAEEEARQRAEVLRAVMGSVPDAVITMDDRGIIRSANPAADRTFGYPEGELVGHPMRELVAEPLNTELAEAPSAAKRPTNGIGREVQGRRRDGATFPAELSVAAFQLGGAAHFTVVVRDTTGRKKLEEQFRQAQKMEAVGRLAGGVAHDFNNLLTIINGYCEVLLAARTYTNADRTAAEAIRDAGDRAAALTRQLLTFSRKAITEPQVLDLNEVVTRSVKLLDRLIGADVVLSTAPAQDLAPVRADPSQIEQVVMNLAVNARDAMPKGGRLTIETRNVRLDEGDEETYPDLAPGRYVQLAVSDTGEGMTEEVKARMFEPFFTTKAPGRGTGLGLAMVYGVVQTHGGYVDVYSELGVGTTFKILLPATTETEPRSRPDDRVPVKRGTETVLIAEDEDGVRRLARLTLESQGYRVLEAANGAEAIAVAAAHAGPIHMLVTDVVMPGTNGRKAAEAIRAQRQNLKVLFMSGYTDDAVVRHGIVEATDAFLQKPFTPQSLAHKVRAVLDGSG, encoded by the coding sequence ATGACCGCTCCCCCGCTCGCCGTCTCCGACGCCCGGTTCCACCGCTTCAGCCGGGCCGTTGCCGTCGTCGTCGGCTCGGTCGGTGTGATCGTTTTGATCGGGTGGGCGTTCAACGTTTTCGTACTCACGAGCCTCAGCCCCGACCTCGGGGTCATGAAAGCGAACACCGCCAGCGGGTTCCTGGCGTCCGGGGTCGCGCTGTTCCTCTCCGTCTCAGGCACGCGATTGAAGTGGGTGGAGCGATCGGCGGCCGTTCTCGCCGTTGTCATAGGGTTTCTCACACTTTCGCAATATCTCGCTGCACTCGAATTCGGGATCGATCAACTCATCGCTCCGGTCGGGTCCGGTTACCCCGCGTCCCCCCACCCGGGACGGATGGCGCCGGCCACGGCCACGAGCTTCATCCTGATCGGACTGGCCCTGCTGATCCTCGATGCCCCCGCGATTCGAGGAGTAGCCCCCGCTCACGTGCTGGCCCTGCTGGTAGCCTCCATCGCTCTGATCGTCTTGGCGGGGTACATCTACGGGGTCGCGTCTCTGCACGAGGTCTGGCCGTTTTCCGCCGTGTCCGCGCCCGCTGCCTGCACGCTGTTCCTGTTGGCCCTGGGTGTTCTCGCCGCCCGCCCACACCGAGGAATTGTGGGCGTCATCGCGAGTGGGACGGCGGGCGGGCTCGTGATCCGCCGACAACTGCCGCTCGCCGCAGTGGGCCTGTTCACGCTCGGATGGGTGCGCTTGGCCGGCGAGCGGGCCGGGTATTACGACACCACGTTCGGTCTGGCGCTGATGGTGGTATCGGCTACGGCCCTGTTCACGGCCCTCGTGGTCTGGACCGGGCTGACCGTTCACGCCCTGGATCTGCGGTTGCGCGACGCCGAGGAGGAAGCCCGTCAGCGGGCCGAGGTGCTCCGTGCGGTGATGGGAAGCGTGCCCGACGCGGTCATCACAATGGACGACCGCGGTATCATCCGGTCCGCGAACCCGGCCGCGGACCGAACGTTCGGGTACCCAGAGGGCGAACTCGTCGGGCACCCGATGCGGGAACTGGTCGCGGAGCCGCTCAACACCGAACTCGCTGAGGCTCCGTCCGCGGCCAAACGGCCCACGAACGGCATCGGGCGCGAGGTCCAGGGCCGGCGGCGCGACGGGGCGACGTTCCCCGCCGAACTCTCGGTGGCCGCGTTCCAATTAGGAGGTGCGGCGCATTTCACCGTTGTGGTGCGCGACACGACCGGGCGCAAGAAGCTCGAAGAACAGTTCCGTCAGGCCCAGAAGATGGAAGCGGTGGGCCGGCTCGCGGGTGGGGTGGCACACGACTTCAACAACCTCCTCACCATCATTAACGGGTACTGTGAAGTGCTCCTCGCGGCCCGAACGTACACGAACGCGGACCGGACCGCGGCAGAAGCGATCCGCGACGCCGGGGACCGGGCCGCGGCCCTCACGCGACAACTGCTAACGTTCAGCCGCAAAGCGATCACCGAGCCACAAGTGCTGGATTTGAATGAGGTTGTCACCCGGTCGGTGAAACTGCTCGACCGCCTAATCGGGGCGGACGTGGTTCTGTCCACCGCACCGGCCCAGGATCTCGCACCCGTGCGTGCGGACCCGAGTCAGATCGAACAGGTCGTCATGAACCTGGCGGTGAACGCACGCGACGCGATGCCCAAGGGCGGGCGCCTCACGATCGAGACGCGGAACGTGCGTTTGGACGAGGGAGATGAGGAGACGTACCCGGACCTCGCTCCCGGACGGTACGTTCAACTGGCCGTGTCCGACACTGGCGAAGGAATGACAGAAGAGGTAAAGGCGCGCATGTTCGAGCCGTTCTTCACCACGAAGGCCCCGGGCCGAGGAACCGGTTTGGGGCTGGCGATGGTGTACGGCGTCGTTCAGACCCACGGTGGGTACGTCGACGTGTACAGCGAACTGGGTGTGGGGACCACGTTCAAGATCCTGCTCCCGGCAACAACCGAAACCGAGCCCAGGAGTCGCCCGGACGACCGGGTGCCGGTCAAGCGGGGCACGGAGACGGTGCTGATAGCGGAAGACGAGGACGGGGTCCGGCGGCTCGCCCGGCTGACTCTGGAGAGCCAGGGGTACCGGGTGCTGGAAGCGGCGAACGGGGCCGAAGCGATCGCGGTGGCGGCCGCGCACGCGGGGCCGATTCACATGCTGGTAACGGACGTGGTGATGCCGGGGACGAACGGGCGTAAGGCGGCCGAGGCGATCCGGGCACAGCGCCAGAACCTGAAGGTGCTGTTCATGAGCGGGTACACGGACGACGCGGTCGTCCGGCACGGGATCGTTGAAGCGACCGACGCCTTCCTCCAGAAACCGTTCACCCCGCAATCGCTGGCACACAAGGTGCGGGCCGTTCTCGACGGGAGCGGCTGA
- a CDS encoding 3-keto-disaccharide hydrolase, with the protein MRCLVPLLLVLASGVALGQDKKSGDQKSSAPKEAPVVKPREGKSETIKLFDGKTLDGWEGYTDLWSVKDGVIVAKNTDPLKFSTYLLTKNKYTDFRLTFASKLVTSEMHSGVCFWGIVKPEVSKEPEKDRTKHTYAGHLVMFPSGYGMYDLFGRNGLPVDGGPAKKVGKQHDWNDIEILAQGNRVRVAVNGTAVVDWRDPLPDRIKEAPIGLQLHSNTVPQEVQFKGLVLETFPKEDKLLTVK; encoded by the coding sequence ATGCGCTGCCTCGTTCCGCTGCTACTCGTGCTCGCCTCCGGCGTGGCTCTCGGTCAGGACAAGAAATCCGGTGATCAGAAGTCTAGTGCGCCAAAAGAGGCGCCGGTCGTGAAGCCCCGCGAGGGGAAGAGTGAGACGATCAAGCTCTTCGACGGCAAAACCCTCGACGGCTGGGAGGGCTACACCGACCTGTGGTCGGTCAAGGACGGCGTCATCGTCGCGAAGAACACGGACCCGCTGAAGTTCAGCACGTACCTGCTGACCAAGAACAAGTACACCGACTTCCGGCTCACGTTCGCGTCGAAGCTGGTCACGTCCGAGATGCACTCCGGCGTGTGCTTTTGGGGCATCGTGAAGCCGGAGGTGAGCAAAGAGCCGGAAAAGGACCGCACGAAGCACACCTACGCGGGGCACCTCGTCATGTTCCCGTCCGGGTACGGGATGTACGACCTGTTCGGGCGCAACGGCCTCCCGGTGGACGGCGGACCGGCGAAGAAGGTCGGCAAGCAGCACGACTGGAACGACATCGAGATTTTGGCCCAGGGCAATCGCGTCCGCGTCGCGGTCAACGGGACCGCGGTCGTGGACTGGCGCGACCCGCTCCCGGACCGCATCAAGGAAGCCCCGATCGGCCTCCAGTTGCACTCGAACACGGTGCCACAAGAGGTTCAGTTCAAGGGGCTGGTGCTGGAGACGTTCCCGAAGGAAGACAAACTGCTCACGGTGAAGTGA
- a CDS encoding hybrid sensor histidine kinase/response regulator, whose protein sequence is MPDSPNDTFRAIFDLLPTPVVGFDRDGRHTFVNPAGCRMVGRPLDQLLGLRVTEVGLPQEVAAEISANLERVYTSGEPLAHTLRFPAAIGPVTLLVNLTALPEGAGVLATATDVTAQSHAEIALRESEERYRKVVEDQTEVVCRFRPDGTITFVNDVYCRMFGKRVEELIGHTWQPLVHPDDRAHIETELATMAPTNPVVRIENRLTDGAGRMRWMEFVNRGFYVPGGELVEVQAVGRDVTDRRAAEDARRELEADLRAREQQQKYDRQLLQSQKLESLGVLAGGIAHDFNNLLTAMLGYASLSRMRLPPNDPISEDLKRIESAAQRAAELCQQMLAYAGRGQFVVHPVDLNALTQEMSQLLATALSKRAVLKYNLTIGLPSVQADPTQLRQIVMNLITNASDAIEPRSGVITLTTGLIDADARYLSEIQAAAELTTGRYVYLEVSDTGSGMTEDVQSKIFDPFFTTKFTGRGLGLAAVQGIVRAHRGAIKVYSQVGKGTTFKVLFPALDRPDEASAPVPAIPALAGRGRRVLVVDDEEDVQVFTRKILELVGFVVTVARDGRAGVEAFAAEPSEFVLVLLDLTMPRLGGAEAYREMRRLRGDVRVVLTSGFAAQEATSGFEGKGLAGFLRKPFRADELLKIVLDTVGP, encoded by the coding sequence GTGCCCGACTCACCGAACGATACCTTCCGAGCGATCTTCGATCTGCTCCCCACCCCCGTAGTCGGCTTCGACCGGGACGGGCGCCACACGTTCGTGAACCCGGCCGGGTGCCGCATGGTCGGGCGCCCCCTGGACCAGTTGCTCGGTCTCAGGGTCACAGAGGTCGGGCTGCCGCAAGAGGTCGCGGCCGAGATCAGTGCGAACCTGGAGCGCGTCTACACCTCGGGCGAGCCGCTCGCACACACACTGCGGTTCCCGGCCGCGATCGGCCCCGTCACCCTCCTCGTGAACCTCACCGCGCTGCCCGAGGGCGCCGGGGTCCTCGCCACCGCGACCGACGTCACCGCTCAATCTCACGCCGAAATCGCGCTGCGCGAGAGCGAAGAGCGGTACCGCAAGGTCGTCGAGGACCAGACGGAGGTCGTGTGCCGGTTCCGCCCGGACGGGACCATCACGTTCGTCAACGACGTGTACTGCCGCATGTTCGGGAAGCGCGTCGAAGAGCTGATCGGGCACACGTGGCAACCGCTCGTTCACCCGGACGACCGCGCGCACATCGAGACCGAACTCGCGACGATGGCGCCGACCAACCCGGTGGTCCGGATCGAGAACCGTTTGACGGACGGGGCCGGGCGGATGCGCTGGATGGAGTTCGTGAACCGCGGGTTCTACGTGCCGGGCGGCGAACTGGTCGAGGTGCAAGCGGTCGGCCGCGACGTGACCGACCGCCGGGCCGCGGAGGACGCCCGGCGCGAACTGGAAGCCGACCTGCGAGCGCGCGAGCAGCAGCAGAAGTACGACCGCCAGTTGCTCCAGTCGCAGAAATTAGAGAGCCTCGGAGTGCTGGCCGGCGGGATCGCGCACGACTTCAACAACCTGCTCACCGCGATGCTCGGGTACGCTTCACTGAGCCGGATGCGGCTCCCGCCGAACGACCCGATCAGCGAGGACTTGAAGCGCATCGAGTCCGCGGCCCAGCGCGCGGCCGAACTGTGTCAGCAGATGCTCGCCTACGCGGGGCGCGGGCAGTTCGTCGTTCACCCGGTCGACCTGAACGCGCTCACTCAGGAGATGAGCCAGCTCCTGGCCACGGCGCTCTCGAAGCGGGCCGTGCTCAAGTACAACCTGACGATCGGGCTCCCCTCGGTTCAGGCCGACCCGACGCAGCTCCGGCAAATCGTGATGAACCTCATCACCAACGCCTCGGACGCGATCGAACCGCGGAGCGGGGTCATCACCCTGACGACCGGGCTCATCGACGCGGACGCGCGATACCTGTCCGAGATCCAGGCCGCCGCGGAACTCACGACGGGCCGGTACGTGTACCTCGAAGTGTCGGACACCGGGAGCGGGATGACGGAGGACGTGCAGTCGAAGATCTTCGATCCGTTCTTCACCACGAAGTTCACCGGGCGCGGACTGGGGTTAGCCGCCGTGCAGGGCATCGTGCGCGCCCACAGGGGCGCGATCAAGGTGTACTCGCAGGTGGGCAAGGGGACCACATTCAAAGTGTTATTCCCGGCCCTCGACCGCCCCGACGAGGCGAGTGCCCCGGTCCCCGCGATACCGGCGCTGGCCGGGCGCGGGCGCCGGGTGCTCGTGGTGGACGACGAAGAAGACGTGCAGGTGTTCACCCGGAAGATCCTCGAACTCGTCGGGTTCGTGGTCACCGTGGCCCGCGACGGGCGGGCCGGGGTCGAGGCGTTCGCCGCCGAACCGAGCGAGTTCGTTCTCGTGCTCCTCGACCTGACCATGCCGCGGCTCGGCGGCGCGGAGGCGTACCGCGAGATGCGGCGCTTGCGGGGGGACGTCCGCGTCGTCCTCACCAGCGGGTTCGCGGCGCAAGAAGCGACGTCCGGGTTCGAGGGAAAAGGGCTGGCCGGCTTCCTTCGCAAGCCGTTTCGGGCCGATGAGCTATTAAAGATCGTACTCGATACTGTGGGGCCGTAG
- a CDS encoding alpha/beta hydrolase-fold protein yields MRSALIALAFFALAPAARAADPKPLEFKLAFDKSACDVPFTGRVYVTIRSSAASPPVGMNWFKPEPGLAKDVKNWKPGEPLVLDTKAVAYPAPLADLKPGEYYVSAVMDRDLGGIDFLASPGNVYAKTKQFELDPKTSGTIELKLDQVVKAREFKDTDTVKLVEVESKLLSKFHGKPMHLRGGVVLPPSFAKEPNRKYPVVYEVPGFGGNHFAAAGAAARKAWDVNGTEMIWVVLDPNCRLGHHVFADSENNGPVGRALVEELIPHLEKIYRGNGTRFATGHSSGGWSSLWLQVAYPDTFAGCWSTAPDPVDFRDFQLIDLYAKGVNTFTDTDGKPRPLGRTNGKPMLFFKPFSDMEEYMTRGGQLGSFEAVFSRRGADGRPQRLWDRATGAVDPKVAKTWEKYDIRLVLERNWKALGPKLGGKIHVYMGDEDTFYLEGATRLLKQSLADLKSDAVVELFPKRNHGNLVDPALRKRMNEEMASSYRKIEKVGR; encoded by the coding sequence ATGCGTTCCGCCCTCATCGCCCTCGCCTTTTTCGCGCTCGCGCCCGCCGCACGCGCGGCCGATCCGAAACCACTGGAATTCAAACTCGCGTTCGACAAGTCCGCGTGCGACGTGCCGTTCACCGGGCGCGTGTACGTGACGATCCGCTCGAGCGCGGCTTCTCCCCCCGTCGGCATGAACTGGTTCAAGCCCGAACCGGGGCTCGCCAAGGACGTCAAGAACTGGAAGCCCGGTGAACCGCTCGTTCTCGATACGAAGGCCGTCGCCTACCCCGCGCCGCTCGCGGACCTCAAACCCGGGGAGTATTACGTCAGCGCGGTGATGGACCGCGACCTGGGCGGGATCGATTTCCTCGCTTCGCCCGGCAACGTCTACGCGAAGACGAAGCAATTCGAACTCGACCCCAAAACGTCCGGCACCATCGAACTCAAGCTCGATCAGGTGGTCAAGGCCCGCGAGTTCAAGGACACCGACACGGTCAAACTCGTCGAGGTCGAAAGCAAGCTGCTGAGCAAGTTCCACGGTAAGCCGATGCACCTGCGCGGGGGCGTCGTACTCCCGCCGTCCTTCGCAAAGGAACCGAACCGCAAGTACCCGGTCGTGTACGAGGTGCCCGGGTTCGGTGGGAACCACTTCGCCGCAGCAGGCGCCGCAGCGCGCAAAGCGTGGGACGTGAACGGCACCGAGATGATCTGGGTCGTGCTCGACCCGAACTGCCGGCTCGGGCACCACGTGTTCGCGGACTCGGAAAACAACGGGCCGGTCGGCCGGGCGCTCGTGGAGGAACTGATTCCACACCTGGAGAAAATTTATCGTGGGAACGGAACGCGATTTGCGACCGGACATTCGTCCGGCGGGTGGAGCAGTTTGTGGCTCCAGGTCGCGTACCCGGACACGTTCGCCGGGTGCTGGTCCACGGCGCCGGACCCGGTCGACTTCCGCGACTTCCAGCTCATCGATCTCTACGCGAAGGGCGTGAACACGTTCACCGACACAGACGGCAAACCGCGCCCGCTTGGCCGCACGAACGGCAAACCGATGTTGTTCTTCAAGCCGTTCTCGGACATGGAAGAGTACATGACCCGCGGCGGGCAGCTCGGTTCGTTTGAAGCGGTCTTTAGCCGCCGCGGGGCCGACGGCCGCCCCCAACGTTTGTGGGACCGGGCGACGGGGGCCGTCGACCCGAAGGTCGCGAAGACGTGGGAGAAGTACGACATTCGACTCGTCCTGGAGCGCAACTGGAAGGCGCTCGGCCCGAAACTCGGCGGCAAGATTCACGTGTACATGGGCGACGAGGACACGTTCTACCTGGAAGGTGCAACGCGGTTGCTCAAGCAGTCGCTCGCGGACCTCAAGAGCGATGCTGTAGTGGAACTGTTCCCCAAGCGGAACCACGGGAACCTCGTCGACCCGGCGCTCCGGAAGCGGATGAACGAGGAAATGGCCTCTTCGTACCGCAAGATTGAGAAAGTCGGGCGCTAA